TAAATAAAGCAAAAAAACCAGTTGCTATTGGAAAACTTGAAAGATTTGCTGCTGATTACGGACAACAGATATACAAATGTAATACTGAAAAAATATCAGAAATTGATAAAAATAAAATTGCAGTAATTGGTTCTGGTCCTGCTGGATTAACATGTGCGGCTGAACTTGCAAAATGTGGGATTAAAGTAACAATATTTGAAGGATTGCATTTACCGGGAGGAGTTCTTTCATATGGAATCCCTGAGTTTCGTCTTCCAAAATCAATTGTTTTTAAAGAAATTGAATTTCTCAAAAAGATAGGAGTTGAAATAAAAACAGATATAATTGTTGGAAAAACAATTACCATTGAAGACATTTTTAATGACGAGTATAGAGCAATTTTTATTGGCAGTGGTGCTGGTCTTCCTTCATTTATGGGTATATCAGGAGAAAATTTATTAGGTATCTATTCGGCAAATGAATTTTTAACAAGAGTGAATCTTATGAAGGCATACAATTTTCCTGAATATGATACTCCTGTTTTTATTGGTAAAAGAGTTGCTGTTATTGGAGGAGGAAATGTAGCAATGGATTCTGCAAGAAGTTCATTAAGATTAGGAGCAAATGAGGTATTTATACTTTATAGAAGAACCGAAAAAGAAATGCCAGCAAGAAAAGAAGAATATGAAAATGCTGTTGAGGAAGGTATTAAATTTACCTTTTTAGTCCAACCACTTGAAATAATCGGAGATGAAAATGGACATGTAAAAGGGATAAAAGTTATACATAATGAATTGGGGAAACCAGATGAAAGTGGTAGAAGAAGACCGGTTCCAATTGAAGGGACTGAAGAAATTTTATCTTTTGACACAATTATTGTTGCAATAGGTCAAAATCCAAGTCCATTAATTCCAAAAAGTTATGAAAAACTAAAAACAGGTAAAAAAGGAAATATAGAAGTAAATCCAGAGACATGTGAAACAAACATACCTGGAATTTTTGCAGGAGGAGATATAGCAACAGGAGCAGCAACAGTAATAAGTGCAATGGGAATGGGGAAAACAGCAGCAAAGAATATAATTGAAAGAATAAAAAAGGGGCAATAATATGAAAATAAAAATGTCAATTTGTAAATGGACTTATAGAAATAGAGGCATTTTAGTTAGTCCTCCACTATTATTTGCAATTTTTTCTTTTTTTGATGAGATTGAAGTTGATTATTTAATCTGGCCACTTGGTATTTCAATTTTTCTTTTAGGACTTTTACTTCGCATCTGGGCACAGGAACATATACATTATCGTTTGAAAACAGAAGGTCATTTAACTACCACAGGCCCATATACTTCTATCAGAAATCCTATTTATTTAGGTAATACTTTAATTTGTGTCAGTGCAACTATTTTATCAGAACTTTTATGGCTTGTTCCTATTACAATTATATGGTGTGGAATTGTTTATTCCCTTGTTGTTAGATATGAAGAAGAAAATTTATTAGAATTGTATGGAGAACAATATCATAAATATATGTCAGAAGTTCCACGATGGTTCCCTCACTCATTTAAAAACGCTAAAAATTTGATGTTTAAAAATGAATATCTAAGTGCTTCCTTAATTGCAGAAATTCAATGTCTATTTGCTTTATTGCCACCAATTTTAAAGGAAATAATATCTTTCTGGATAAATCATTAATTATTTCTTTTTTCTGTTCATACCATATAATATCTTTAATTGACCTGAAATAATCTCTATGATAAAATCAAGTCAATAGAAATTTAACCTTAAAAAGGAGGAAATGATGGGATGGATAATTTTAGGTGTTTTTGTATTTATTTTGCTTGCGAATTCAATTAAAGTTGTTAATGAATATGAAAGAGGAGTTATTTTTCGTCTTGGACGACTTGTTGGAGCAAGAGGGCCTGGTCTTTTTTTCCTTATTCCTATTATTGAAAGAATGGTAAAAATTAGTTTGAGAATAATAACATTTGATGTAACTCCACAGGAAGTTATGACAAAAGACAATGTTCCAATAAAAGTAAATGCAGTTGTTTATTTCAGAGTTATGGACCCAAATAAGGCAATTGTAGAAGTTGAAAATTATCAAATGGCAACAATGCAGATAGCACAAACAACTTTAAGAGGAATTGTAGGACAACACGAGTTAGATGAAATTCTTGCAGAAAGGGAAAAAATAAATCAACGACTACAACAGATAATAGATGAACAAACAGACCCATGGGGAATAAAAGTAAGTATTGTAGAAATAAAAGAAGTAGAACTTCCTGATACTATGAAAAGAGCAATGGCAAGACAGGCAGAAGTTGAAAGAGAAAGAAGAGCAAGAGTTATAAACGCAGAAGGTGAATTACAGGCATCAGAAAAACTAAAACAGGCAGCAGAAGTTTTATCTCAAAGTCCAGTGGCAGTGCAGTTAAGGTTTTTCCAGACAGCATCAGAAATAGCAGCAGAAAAAAATTCTACCCTTGTTTTTCCAATACCACTTGAATTTCTAAAGTATCTTGAAAAAAAGAATGAATGACTTTAAAAAAATAGGCATTGTTGGGTTAGGACTTATTGGTGGTTCTATTGGCAAGACAATAAAAAAGAAAAGTAGTAAGATAACTGTCTATGGAATTAGTAGAAGACAAGCAACTCTAATCAAAGCAAAAGAAGAGAATATAATTGATGAATATTTTTTAAATTTTGATGAAATTGTAGAAAATTCTGAACTTTTGGTTCTTTGCACTCCAATAGATAAAATTGAATATTACTTTAGAAAAATAAAACAGACAGGGAAAAATATATATCTTACAGATGTTGCAAGTGTAAAAAAAAGAATTGTAGAAAAAGGAGAAAAAATTTTAGGCCCATTATTCCCATATGTCGGTTCTCACCCAATGGCTGGTTCAGAAGAAACAGGACTTTTTGCTTCATCTGATAATT
This DNA window, taken from bacterium, encodes the following:
- the gltA gene encoding NADPH-dependent glutamate synthase is translated as MIKDRIKEKKQKPEERKRNFNEVSFGYTKEEAVEESKRCLQCPKGPCVQGCPVGINIPAFIKELQEGNIQKALDIIYEKNLLPAICGRVCPQETQCELFCSLNKAKKPVAIGKLERFAADYGQQIYKCNTEKISEIDKNKIAVIGSGPAGLTCAAELAKCGIKVTIFEGLHLPGGVLSYGIPEFRLPKSIVFKEIEFLKKIGVEIKTDIIVGKTITIEDIFNDEYRAIFIGSGAGLPSFMGISGENLLGIYSANEFLTRVNLMKAYNFPEYDTPVFIGKRVAVIGGGNVAMDSARSSLRLGANEVFILYRRTEKEMPARKEEYENAVEEGIKFTFLVQPLEIIGDENGHVKGIKVIHNELGKPDESGRRRPVPIEGTEEILSFDTIIVAIGQNPSPLIPKSYEKLKTGKKGNIEVNPETCETNIPGIFAGGDIATGAATVISAMGMGKTAAKNIIERIKKGQ
- a CDS encoding isoprenylcysteine carboxylmethyltransferase family protein — its product is MKIKMSICKWTYRNRGILVSPPLLFAIFSFFDEIEVDYLIWPLGISIFLLGLLLRIWAQEHIHYRLKTEGHLTTTGPYTSIRNPIYLGNTLICVSATILSELLWLVPITIIWCGIVYSLVVRYEEENLLELYGEQYHKYMSEVPRWFPHSFKNAKNLMFKNEYLSASLIAEIQCLFALLPPILKEIISFWINH
- a CDS encoding slipin family protein gives rise to the protein MMGWIILGVFVFILLANSIKVVNEYERGVIFRLGRLVGARGPGLFFLIPIIERMVKISLRIITFDVTPQEVMTKDNVPIKVNAVVYFRVMDPNKAIVEVENYQMATMQIAQTTLRGIVGQHELDEILAEREKINQRLQQIIDEQTDPWGIKVSIVEIKEVELPDTMKRAMARQAEVERERRARVINAEGELQASEKLKQAAEVLSQSPVAVQLRFFQTASEIAAEKNSTLVFPIPLEFLKYLEKKNE